The following are encoded together in the Zingiber officinale cultivar Zhangliang chromosome 8A, Zo_v1.1, whole genome shotgun sequence genome:
- the LOC122007832 gene encoding uncharacterized protein LOC122007832 isoform X1, with protein sequence MMLEDFFTLTEMRDGLSSLARVEELISMIQKLNDSSTSNLGDATRQWPTVASVIAATDHKECLNKFLELNGLSYLKKWLQEALDSYTDDNGIALEELVITLLASFEKLPMDSERINTSGVRATIELLMDHRNIKIKDKAKLLHDRLEHAKKDDVNVHDQGKSGACLFDQSGPAEDLQRSESGPNPSANIPPCSIQSGEEKCEVESAETQLQNSHVIGSLDSTNKEQVLTSDLILSTSLNPVNSNAVLADVNSSGLSLVLNPCQEDLSKCSTGTSLLFCSKEHADDQCDAIGSKNASDCVKEIDMNITEVNPNDSTQKENDNLSSAFVCPPSKAPSLPSAEPMEHQSVDGVVDYGPDKCLITVEESMPAADFTSSFQNHSCNASIPNNTSHSQLSTREEAMSSVVVDLERELNFKSHKNHFSAASDFLKAVGTKANEGAAERSGPGLECLDDALEIARQVAIAVETEVVDYREVSCSSPDVNSRETSGSQGPVSGEQLDEQMTEQVDRNSSTINENSRSLSPEKGSEITQNISSDQDGVSPQPKVPIPESFGNVIGDQCTFDLNANICSDEPECSMKYSPKMPNNVSAPVAVVASTKGTPEVPALHFGGEMGWKGSAATSAFRPASPRRTPDGERTSDPNQKSIFAAIDLNVAERNDEATDVPTLAKQLPASSSLPSGDSCVEVGSKTEVRNLDLNRHGDEDASALPFSSWKLNFQNGERSLSSASSSSYRHSSFRDFDLNDNPSLADTGSHSASQPTTKANESLGWKTADKPVIRIMGAEISLTRKDNTNKAQQFFIPNGMQMEPAMFTRSLLPYPSALTPAYGFGGLPTEPAMSIPSADYSPGNFSYMSETRGMMMHIPQVTGSVLSMSSARPFHYGAANMLPYMTSYGGGRPGFDLNNRMAPPESGREGGSLDHHSFFVQGQRGWMEDPTEPSSSTISLKRKEPDSGWEHTPLNGHNWMSSRP encoded by the coding sequence ATGATGCTTGAGGACTTCTTTACTCTAACAGAGATGAGAGATGGACTCTCAAGCCTTGCTAGGGTTGAAGAGTTGATTTCCATGATTCAGAAACTGAATGATTCTTCTACAAGTAACTTGGGTGATGCAACAAGGCAATGGCCGACAGTTGCTagtgttatagcagctactgaCCACAAGGAATGTCTTAATAAATTTCTTGAGTTGAATGGCCTTTCTTATCTGAAAAAATGGCTTCAAGAAGCTCTAGATAGTTATACTGATGACAATGGAATTGCTCTGGAGGAACTGGTCATTACATTATTGGCATCATTTGAGAAGCTTCCTATGGATTCTGAAAGAATAAATACGTCTGGAGTCAGAGCTACTATTGAACTTCTCATGGATCACAGAAATATTAAAATTAAGGATAAGGCTAAATTATTGCACGATAGATTGGAGCATGCAAAGAAGGATGATGTAAATGTTCATGATCAGGGTAAAAGTGGGGCCTGTCTTTTTGATCAATCTGGACCAGCTGAGGATTTGCAGAGAAGTGAAAGTGGCCCAAATCCATCTGCCAATATCCCTCCTTGCTCCATTCAATCTGGTGAAGAAAAATGTGAAGTAGAATCTGCAGAGACTCAATTACAGAACTCTCATGTCATAGGATCACTTGATTCAACAAATAAGGAGCAAGTTCTGACAAGTGATCTAATTCTTTCCACTTCTCTGAACCCAGTCAATTCAAATGCAGTTTTAGCAGATGTAAATTCATCTGGGTTATCCCTTGTCTTGAACCCGTGCCAGGAGGATTTATCAAAATGTTCCACCGGTACTtctttgttgttttgttcaaaagAACATGCAGATGATCAGTGTGATGCAATTGGATCTAAGAATGCTTCTGACTGTGTAAAAGAGATTGATATGAATATTACGGAAGTCAACCCAAATGATTCCACACAAAAAGAAAATGATAATCTTTCTTCAGCTTTTGTTTGTCCTCCATCCAAAGCACCATCTCTGCCTTCTGCTGAACCAATGGAACACCAGTCAGTGGATGGGGTGGTTGACTATGGGCCAGATAAGTGCTTGATAACGGTTGAGGAGTCTATGCCAGCTGCAGATTTCACTTCTAGTTTTCAAAATCATTCTTGCAATGCTAGCATCCCTAATAATACCAGCCATTCTCAGTTATCTACTCGAGAGGAAGCCATGAGTAGTGTCGTTGTAGATCTTGAACGCGAACTCAATTTTAAGAGTCACAAAAATCATTTTTCAGCTGCCTCTGATTTTTTAAAGGCTGTGGGAACAAAGGCCAATGAAGGGGCCGCCGAAAGGTCTGGACCAGGTCTTGAATGTTTGGATGATGCACTGGAAATTGCAAGGCAGGTGGCTATAGCAGTGGAAACAGAGGTGGTTGATTATAGAGAGGTCTCGTGTAGTTCTCCTGATGTCAACTCTAGAGAAACATCTGGTTCTCAAGGCCCTGTTTCTGGAGAACAGCTGGATGAACAAATGACTGAGCAAGTTGATAGGAACAGTTCTACTATAAATGAGAATTCTAGATCATTATCTCCTGAAAAGGGATCAGAAATCACACAGAATATTAGTTCTGATCAAGATGGAGTCTCACCCCAGCCAAAAGTTCCCATTCCAGAATCATTTGGCAATGTCATCGGGGATCAATGCACCTTTGATCTGAATGCAAATATTTGCAGCGATGAACCTGAGTGCTCAATGAAGTACAGTCCTAAAATGCCAAACAATGTGTCTGCTCCTGTAGCTGTTGTTGCTTCTACGAAGGGAACTCCAGAAGTCCCTGCTCTCCATTTTGGAGGTGAGATGGGGTGGAAAGGTTCTGCTGCTACCAGTGCTTTCCGACCAGCATCTCCTAGAAGAACTCCGGATGGTGAACGGACCTCTGATCCTAATCAGAAATCAATTTTTGCTGCAATTGATCTGAATGTAGCTGAAAGGAACGACGAGGCTACTGATGTCCCCACATTGGCAAAGCAGTTACCTGCTTCCTCTAGTCTTCCATCTGGAGATTCATGTGTGGAAGTTGGTTCAAAAACAGAGGTGCGGAATTTGGATCTTAATCGCCACGGAGATGAGGATGCCTCTGCACTCCCATTCTCATCTTGgaagttgaattttcaaaatgGGGAACGAAGCCTATCATCAGCTTCTTCTTCATCTTATAGACATTCTTCGTTTCGAGATTTCGACCTGAATGACAACCCATCTTTGGCTGATACTGGTTCACACAGCGCCAGCCAACCAACTACAAAAGCTAATGAATCACTTGGATGGAAAACAGCAGATAAACCCGTCATCAGAATCATGGGAGCAGAAATATCTCTCACAAGGAAGGACAACACTAACAAAGCACAGCAATTTTTCATACCCAATGGGATGCAAATGGAGCCTGCTATGTTTACCAGGTCATTGCTACCTTATCCCAGTGCATTGACCCCTGCTTATGGGTTTGGTGGCCTTCCTACTGAGCCTGCCATGTCCATTCCTTCAGCAGATTATTCACCTGGAAACTTTTCGTACATGTCCGAGACCAGAGGGATGATGATGCACATACCGCAAGTTACTGGCTCAGTACTAAGCATGTCATCTGCTAGACCCTTTCACTATGGTGCAGCTAATATGCTGCCCTATATGACTAGTTATGGTGGTGGACGCCCTGGTTTTGATTTGAATAACAGGATGGCACCACCAGAGAGCGGCAGAGAGGGCGGGAGCCTCGATCATCATTCCTTCTTTGTGCAAGGGCAAAGAGGTTGGATGGAAGACCCAACTGAGCCTTCTAGTTCCACAATTTCATTGAAACGGAAAGAGCCAGATTCTGGGTGGGAACACACTCCTTTGAATGGTCACAATTGGATGTCATCGCGACCATAA
- the LOC122007832 gene encoding uncharacterized protein LOC122007832 isoform X2: MVQGSEMRDGLSSLARVEELISMIQKLNDSSTSNLGDATRQWPTVASVIAATDHKECLNKFLELNGLSYLKKWLQEALDSYTDDNGIALEELVITLLASFEKLPMDSERINTSGVRATIELLMDHRNIKIKDKAKLLHDRLEHAKKDDVNVHDQGKSGACLFDQSGPAEDLQRSESGPNPSANIPPCSIQSGEEKCEVESAETQLQNSHVIGSLDSTNKEQVLTSDLILSTSLNPVNSNAVLADVNSSGLSLVLNPCQEDLSKCSTGTSLLFCSKEHADDQCDAIGSKNASDCVKEIDMNITEVNPNDSTQKENDNLSSAFVCPPSKAPSLPSAEPMEHQSVDGVVDYGPDKCLITVEESMPAADFTSSFQNHSCNASIPNNTSHSQLSTREEAMSSVVVDLERELNFKSHKNHFSAASDFLKAVGTKANEGAAERSGPGLECLDDALEIARQVAIAVETEVVDYREVSCSSPDVNSRETSGSQGPVSGEQLDEQMTEQVDRNSSTINENSRSLSPEKGSEITQNISSDQDGVSPQPKVPIPESFGNVIGDQCTFDLNANICSDEPECSMKYSPKMPNNVSAPVAVVASTKGTPEVPALHFGGEMGWKGSAATSAFRPASPRRTPDGERTSDPNQKSIFAAIDLNVAERNDEATDVPTLAKQLPASSSLPSGDSCVEVGSKTEVRNLDLNRHGDEDASALPFSSWKLNFQNGERSLSSASSSSYRHSSFRDFDLNDNPSLADTGSHSASQPTTKANESLGWKTADKPVIRIMGAEISLTRKDNTNKAQQFFIPNGMQMEPAMFTRSLLPYPSALTPAYGFGGLPTEPAMSIPSADYSPGNFSYMSETRGMMMHIPQVTGSVLSMSSARPFHYGAANMLPYMTSYGGGRPGFDLNNRMAPPESGREGGSLDHHSFFVQGQRGWMEDPTEPSSSTISLKRKEPDSGWEHTPLNGHNWMSSRP, translated from the exons ATGGTGCAAGGAAGTG AGATGAGAGATGGACTCTCAAGCCTTGCTAGGGTTGAAGAGTTGATTTCCATGATTCAGAAACTGAATGATTCTTCTACAAGTAACTTGGGTGATGCAACAAGGCAATGGCCGACAGTTGCTagtgttatagcagctactgaCCACAAGGAATGTCTTAATAAATTTCTTGAGTTGAATGGCCTTTCTTATCTGAAAAAATGGCTTCAAGAAGCTCTAGATAGTTATACTGATGACAATGGAATTGCTCTGGAGGAACTGGTCATTACATTATTGGCATCATTTGAGAAGCTTCCTATGGATTCTGAAAGAATAAATACGTCTGGAGTCAGAGCTACTATTGAACTTCTCATGGATCACAGAAATATTAAAATTAAGGATAAGGCTAAATTATTGCACGATAGATTGGAGCATGCAAAGAAGGATGATGTAAATGTTCATGATCAGGGTAAAAGTGGGGCCTGTCTTTTTGATCAATCTGGACCAGCTGAGGATTTGCAGAGAAGTGAAAGTGGCCCAAATCCATCTGCCAATATCCCTCCTTGCTCCATTCAATCTGGTGAAGAAAAATGTGAAGTAGAATCTGCAGAGACTCAATTACAGAACTCTCATGTCATAGGATCACTTGATTCAACAAATAAGGAGCAAGTTCTGACAAGTGATCTAATTCTTTCCACTTCTCTGAACCCAGTCAATTCAAATGCAGTTTTAGCAGATGTAAATTCATCTGGGTTATCCCTTGTCTTGAACCCGTGCCAGGAGGATTTATCAAAATGTTCCACCGGTACTtctttgttgttttgttcaaaagAACATGCAGATGATCAGTGTGATGCAATTGGATCTAAGAATGCTTCTGACTGTGTAAAAGAGATTGATATGAATATTACGGAAGTCAACCCAAATGATTCCACACAAAAAGAAAATGATAATCTTTCTTCAGCTTTTGTTTGTCCTCCATCCAAAGCACCATCTCTGCCTTCTGCTGAACCAATGGAACACCAGTCAGTGGATGGGGTGGTTGACTATGGGCCAGATAAGTGCTTGATAACGGTTGAGGAGTCTATGCCAGCTGCAGATTTCACTTCTAGTTTTCAAAATCATTCTTGCAATGCTAGCATCCCTAATAATACCAGCCATTCTCAGTTATCTACTCGAGAGGAAGCCATGAGTAGTGTCGTTGTAGATCTTGAACGCGAACTCAATTTTAAGAGTCACAAAAATCATTTTTCAGCTGCCTCTGATTTTTTAAAGGCTGTGGGAACAAAGGCCAATGAAGGGGCCGCCGAAAGGTCTGGACCAGGTCTTGAATGTTTGGATGATGCACTGGAAATTGCAAGGCAGGTGGCTATAGCAGTGGAAACAGAGGTGGTTGATTATAGAGAGGTCTCGTGTAGTTCTCCTGATGTCAACTCTAGAGAAACATCTGGTTCTCAAGGCCCTGTTTCTGGAGAACAGCTGGATGAACAAATGACTGAGCAAGTTGATAGGAACAGTTCTACTATAAATGAGAATTCTAGATCATTATCTCCTGAAAAGGGATCAGAAATCACACAGAATATTAGTTCTGATCAAGATGGAGTCTCACCCCAGCCAAAAGTTCCCATTCCAGAATCATTTGGCAATGTCATCGGGGATCAATGCACCTTTGATCTGAATGCAAATATTTGCAGCGATGAACCTGAGTGCTCAATGAAGTACAGTCCTAAAATGCCAAACAATGTGTCTGCTCCTGTAGCTGTTGTTGCTTCTACGAAGGGAACTCCAGAAGTCCCTGCTCTCCATTTTGGAGGTGAGATGGGGTGGAAAGGTTCTGCTGCTACCAGTGCTTTCCGACCAGCATCTCCTAGAAGAACTCCGGATGGTGAACGGACCTCTGATCCTAATCAGAAATCAATTTTTGCTGCAATTGATCTGAATGTAGCTGAAAGGAACGACGAGGCTACTGATGTCCCCACATTGGCAAAGCAGTTACCTGCTTCCTCTAGTCTTCCATCTGGAGATTCATGTGTGGAAGTTGGTTCAAAAACAGAGGTGCGGAATTTGGATCTTAATCGCCACGGAGATGAGGATGCCTCTGCACTCCCATTCTCATCTTGgaagttgaattttcaaaatgGGGAACGAAGCCTATCATCAGCTTCTTCTTCATCTTATAGACATTCTTCGTTTCGAGATTTCGACCTGAATGACAACCCATCTTTGGCTGATACTGGTTCACACAGCGCCAGCCAACCAACTACAAAAGCTAATGAATCACTTGGATGGAAAACAGCAGATAAACCCGTCATCAGAATCATGGGAGCAGAAATATCTCTCACAAGGAAGGACAACACTAACAAAGCACAGCAATTTTTCATACCCAATGGGATGCAAATGGAGCCTGCTATGTTTACCAGGTCATTGCTACCTTATCCCAGTGCATTGACCCCTGCTTATGGGTTTGGTGGCCTTCCTACTGAGCCTGCCATGTCCATTCCTTCAGCAGATTATTCACCTGGAAACTTTTCGTACATGTCCGAGACCAGAGGGATGATGATGCACATACCGCAAGTTACTGGCTCAGTACTAAGCATGTCATCTGCTAGACCCTTTCACTATGGTGCAGCTAATATGCTGCCCTATATGACTAGTTATGGTGGTGGACGCCCTGGTTTTGATTTGAATAACAGGATGGCACCACCAGAGAGCGGCAGAGAGGGCGGGAGCCTCGATCATCATTCCTTCTTTGTGCAAGGGCAAAGAGGTTGGATGGAAGACCCAACTGAGCCTTCTAGTTCCACAATTTCATTGAAACGGAAAGAGCCAGATTCTGGGTGGGAACACACTCCTTTGAATGGTCACAATTGGATGTCATCGCGACCATAA